Proteins from a single region of Cryptococcus neoformans var. neoformans JEC21 chromosome 6 sequence:
- a CDS encoding Brt1, putative, with translation MPAEYVLTNDAPPPLPGIYTQAVRAGNYVYTSGSVGMTKEGNMVKGTIQDRTRQVIQNLEAVLKGANMNLSNVVKANIYLSNLSRDFVAVNEVWKDIMPEPKPARTCIGVAELPAGGTDVEIEFVAYDG, from the exons ATGCCCGCCGAATACGTCTTGACGAACGATGCTCCCCCTCCCTTGCCAGGAATC TACACACAAGCGGTAAGGGCAGGCAACTACGTTTACACAAGCGGGTCAGTTGGCATGACCAAGGAAGGCAATATGGTCAAAGGGACT ATTCAAGACCGAACACGGCAGGTCATCCAA AACCTTGAAGCCGTACTCAAAGGCGCCAATATGAATCTCTCTAACGTCGTTAAGGCCAATATCTACCTCTCTAACTTATCCAGAGACTTCGTAGCAGTCAACGAG GTCTGGAAAGATATCATGCCCGAACCCAAGCCCGCTCGCACTTGCATTGGAGTTGCTGAGCTACCCGCCGGTGGTACCGATGTGGAGATTGAGTTCGTTG